In Luteibacter mycovicinus, a genomic segment contains:
- a CDS encoding carbonic anhydrase, whose protein sequence is MERLIQGFDNFRRNMTDDQREVFAKLASGQTPHTMFITCADSRIMPELIFNAQPGDLFVYRNVGNIVPPYAQHVSGVVAAIEYAVTALKVQHIVICGHSDCGAMKALQNPAALKGKPSVEQWLKHADVARYVVAENRPTILGEEGLRYLTEENVVGQLEHMRTLPAVAAAIANGSLRIHGWIYDIANTEITAFDPLEGRFRPLVAGDAHAPDATPHARFSTPVPVANAA, encoded by the coding sequence ATGGAACGTCTCATCCAGGGCTTCGATAATTTCCGCCGCAACATGACCGACGATCAGCGCGAGGTATTCGCCAAGCTGGCGTCCGGCCAGACGCCGCATACGATGTTCATCACGTGTGCCGACTCGCGCATCATGCCGGAGCTGATCTTCAACGCTCAGCCGGGCGACCTGTTCGTTTACCGCAACGTCGGCAACATCGTCCCGCCGTACGCGCAGCACGTCAGTGGCGTGGTCGCCGCCATCGAATACGCGGTGACGGCGCTGAAGGTGCAGCACATCGTCATCTGCGGCCACTCGGACTGCGGCGCGATGAAGGCGCTGCAGAACCCGGCGGCGCTGAAGGGCAAGCCGTCGGTCGAGCAGTGGCTGAAGCACGCCGACGTGGCTCGCTACGTCGTCGCCGAGAATCGTCCGACCATCCTGGGCGAAGAGGGTCTGCGTTATCTCACCGAAGAAAACGTCGTCGGCCAGTTGGAACACATGCGCACGCTGCCCGCCGTCGCAGCCGCGATCGCCAACGGCAGCCTGCGTATTCACGGCTGGATCTACGACATAGCCAACACCGAAATCACCGCCTTCGATCCATTGGAAGGAAGGTTCCGTCCCCTCGTCGCCGGCGATGCACACGCGCCGGACGCGACACCGCACGCGCGTTTCTCCACGCCCGTGCCGGTAGCAAACGCCGCTTAA
- a CDS encoding acyltransferase family protein, whose protein sequence is MFKEEAMTHGQRNNFDALRQFSAFLVLISHQFALSGRAEPRFVGDHSFGNLGVLIFFSISGYLVTSSWLKDPHILRFTARRALRMMPALCVSIPLTLAVIAVLGLTGFPQNPRHLTNGSLWTIPYEVYCYGLLIAAGIATRRPSIVLVVGIFGYFALSGLQSGESFLADFGLFFAAGSLLRACPYLRKPLPTLFSLVMGYALIRIDQTKLGLAFVIPSLTVAIGLRSWAGLRDISKIGDLSYGIYIYAWPMQQIGVALLGRETPYLELLSITVPVTVALAAASWHIVEKKALRFKPGRPFGNSAPGRARVVSEADLH, encoded by the coding sequence GTGTTCAAGGAAGAAGCAATGACTCACGGACAGCGCAACAATTTTGATGCACTGAGGCAATTTAGCGCCTTCCTCGTGCTGATCAGCCATCAGTTCGCTCTGTCCGGACGCGCTGAACCAAGGTTTGTCGGGGATCATTCGTTCGGTAACCTCGGTGTGCTCATTTTCTTTTCAATCAGCGGCTATCTGGTCACATCCAGTTGGTTGAAAGACCCCCATATTCTGCGCTTTACCGCCCGTCGCGCCCTCCGGATGATGCCGGCCCTTTGTGTATCAATTCCGCTGACGCTTGCAGTGATAGCTGTGCTTGGACTGACGGGATTTCCTCAAAACCCAAGACACCTCACCAACGGATCACTCTGGACCATTCCGTACGAGGTCTATTGTTATGGACTACTTATCGCTGCCGGAATCGCAACGCGACGTCCTTCCATCGTGTTGGTCGTGGGAATTTTTGGGTATTTCGCGCTTTCAGGTCTTCAGTCCGGAGAGAGTTTCCTCGCGGACTTCGGGCTCTTCTTCGCTGCAGGAAGTCTGTTGCGGGCCTGTCCGTACCTCCGCAAACCCCTGCCGACCCTGTTCTCCCTGGTCATGGGCTATGCGCTCATCCGCATTGATCAGACAAAACTCGGGCTCGCCTTTGTCATTCCATCGCTGACCGTCGCGATTGGCCTGCGGTCATGGGCTGGCCTGCGAGACATCTCGAAAATCGGCGATCTCTCCTACGGCATCTACATCTACGCATGGCCCATGCAGCAGATAGGAGTAGCACTCTTGGGGCGGGAAACGCCTTACCTTGAACTGCTGTCCATCACCGTGCCCGTTACGGTTGCCCTGGCCGCTGCCTCGTGGCACATCGTCGAAAAGAAGGCTCTCCGCTTCAAGCCGGGTCGGCCATTTGGAAATAGCGCGCCAGGCAGGGCACGCGTCGTTTCGGAAGCGGACCTTCATTAA
- a CDS encoding RnfABCDGE type electron transport complex subunit B: MTPTLADRIDTLLPQTQCEQCGFHGCRPYAEAIAADEAGIDRCPPGGAIGIARLAALLDRPVVPLDPTHGVEKPRTLARIVEADCIGCTKCIQVCPVDAILGASKVMHTVVSDLCTGCELCVPACPVDCIRLDPMPLAQADDREHADAARRHFQRREARLAQERAERERQLEANKAVVAAPTARNAVLEALARARLRKKDTP; the protein is encoded by the coding sequence ATGACGCCAACGCTCGCCGACCGCATCGACACGCTCCTGCCGCAGACCCAGTGCGAGCAGTGCGGTTTCCATGGCTGCCGCCCCTACGCGGAGGCGATCGCCGCCGATGAAGCGGGCATCGATCGCTGCCCGCCGGGTGGTGCCATCGGCATAGCCCGTCTGGCCGCCCTGCTCGATCGTCCCGTGGTGCCGCTCGATCCGACGCATGGCGTGGAGAAGCCGCGCACGCTCGCGCGCATCGTCGAAGCCGATTGCATCGGCTGCACCAAGTGCATCCAGGTGTGCCCGGTCGATGCGATCCTCGGTGCATCCAAAGTGATGCACACCGTGGTCAGCGATCTGTGCACCGGCTGCGAACTCTGCGTACCCGCCTGCCCCGTCGACTGCATCCGGCTCGATCCGATGCCGCTGGCACAGGCGGACGACCGCGAGCACGCCGACGCGGCGCGACGTCATTTCCAGCGCCGTGAGGCACGTCTTGCTCAGGAGCGTGCCGAGCGCGAACGCCAGCTCGAAGCGAATAAGGCCGTGGTCGCCGCGCCCACCGCACGCAACGCGGTCCTCGAAGCGCTCGCCCGCGCGAGGCTGCGGAAGAAGGACACTCCGTGA
- a CDS encoding SulP family inorganic anion transporter: MRAYFSQGLFGRDLLGSVVVFLVALPLCMGIAIASGMPPSAGLITGIVGGIIVGSIAGSPLQVSGPAAGLAVLVFELVREHGVAALGPVVLLAGLIQIVAGLCKVGVWFRMTSPAVVAGMLSGIGILIVASQSHVLLDAIPKARGLENFAALPSAAWESVTGAAEGQAPAALMIGLGTIAIMLGWEKLRPAKLRFVPGALLAVVAMTLIAQLTAVDVKRVDVPANLFSAVSLPSMGSLFGLFDASLLVAAATFAFIASAETLLSAAAVDRMHNGVRTNYDRELTAQGVGNLICGFLGALPMTGVIVRSAANVQAGSATRMASILHGGWLLAFVMLLPWLMRMTPISCLAGILVFTGVKMVNPGQIKTLAAYGKGTAAVYVATTVAIVATDLLTGVIVGFGLSLFRLALLSSKLKMDVQHHDEPGQATLHLEGSATFLKVPTMARKLEAVPANTRLSVRMDRLVHVDQASLELLREWGQNASKRGCELVVDWHELGRRVEGSRQAA; this comes from the coding sequence ATGCGCGCATACTTTTCCCAGGGCCTCTTTGGCCGCGACCTCCTCGGCTCGGTGGTCGTCTTTCTTGTCGCTCTGCCTCTGTGCATGGGTATCGCGATCGCGTCGGGCATGCCGCCCAGCGCAGGACTGATCACCGGCATCGTGGGCGGAATCATCGTCGGTTCGATCGCGGGGTCGCCGCTGCAGGTCAGCGGTCCCGCGGCGGGCCTCGCGGTCCTGGTGTTTGAACTTGTGCGCGAGCACGGCGTGGCCGCTCTTGGCCCCGTCGTGCTGCTTGCCGGCCTGATTCAGATCGTCGCCGGTCTGTGCAAAGTCGGCGTCTGGTTCCGGATGACGTCGCCAGCGGTGGTCGCCGGCATGTTGTCCGGCATCGGCATCCTGATCGTCGCGTCCCAGTCCCATGTGTTGCTGGACGCGATTCCGAAAGCACGCGGTCTCGAAAACTTCGCGGCGCTCCCCTCCGCAGCGTGGGAATCGGTCACCGGTGCCGCGGAAGGGCAGGCCCCCGCCGCCCTGATGATCGGCCTGGGCACCATTGCGATCATGCTCGGCTGGGAGAAGCTGCGCCCGGCGAAGCTCCGCTTCGTGCCGGGTGCCTTGCTCGCGGTGGTTGCGATGACGCTCATCGCGCAACTGACGGCGGTGGACGTCAAGCGAGTCGACGTGCCCGCGAACCTGTTTTCGGCGGTGAGCCTGCCGAGCATGGGTAGCCTCTTCGGACTGTTCGACGCGTCGCTGCTGGTCGCGGCGGCGACGTTTGCGTTCATCGCCAGCGCGGAGACGCTGCTCTCCGCGGCAGCGGTGGATCGCATGCACAACGGCGTGCGTACGAACTACGACCGCGAACTGACGGCGCAGGGCGTCGGCAATCTGATCTGCGGTTTCCTCGGTGCGTTGCCGATGACGGGTGTGATCGTGCGTAGCGCCGCGAATGTGCAGGCCGGCTCAGCCACACGTATGGCGTCGATCCTGCACGGCGGCTGGTTGCTGGCCTTCGTGATGCTGCTTCCGTGGTTGATGCGCATGACGCCCATCTCCTGCCTGGCCGGCATCCTGGTCTTTACCGGCGTGAAGATGGTCAATCCCGGCCAGATCAAGACGCTGGCGGCGTACGGCAAAGGTACGGCGGCGGTCTATGTCGCGACGACCGTGGCTATCGTTGCCACCGACCTGCTGACCGGCGTGATCGTCGGCTTCGGTCTCTCGCTGTTCCGCCTGGCGCTGTTGTCGTCGAAGCTCAAGATGGACGTGCAGCACCACGACGAGCCGGGTCAGGCGACGCTCCACCTCGAGGGTTCCGCGACGTTCCTCAAGGTGCCGACGATGGCACGCAAGCTGGAGGCCGTGCCGGCCAATACGCGCCTCAGCGTGCGGATGGATCGCCTGGTGCATGTCGACCAGGCGTCGCTGGAGCTATTGCGGGAGTGGGGGCAGAACGCCTCGAAACGCGGCTGCGAACTCGTCGTGGACTGGCACGAACTGGGACGGCGGGTCGAGGGTTCCAGACAGGCTGCGTAG
- the nth gene encoding endonuclease III: protein MFSRLRELDPHPKTELEYTTPFELLSAVALSAQATDVGVNKATRKLFPVANTAQKILDLGLEKLKTYISTIGLYNNKAKNLIAMSRILVDRYDGEVPQSREALEELPGVGRKTANVVLNTAFGQPTIAVDTHIFRVANRTGLAPGPDVRKVEDKLEKVIPKEFIQDAHHWLILHGRYVCKARKPECPNCAIIDLCAYKQKTKPA, encoded by the coding sequence ATGTTCAGCCGCCTGCGCGAGCTGGATCCGCATCCGAAAACCGAACTCGAATACACCACGCCGTTCGAGCTGCTTTCCGCCGTGGCGCTGTCCGCGCAGGCCACCGACGTCGGCGTGAACAAGGCGACGCGCAAGCTGTTTCCGGTGGCCAATACGGCCCAGAAGATCCTCGATCTGGGGCTCGAAAAACTCAAGACGTACATCAGCACGATCGGGCTCTACAACAACAAGGCGAAGAACCTGATCGCCATGAGCCGGATTCTCGTGGATCGTTACGACGGCGAAGTACCGCAGTCACGCGAGGCGCTCGAAGAACTGCCGGGCGTCGGTCGCAAGACCGCCAATGTGGTGCTCAACACGGCGTTCGGCCAGCCGACGATTGCCGTCGACACGCACATTTTTCGGGTGGCCAACCGCACGGGGCTGGCACCCGGGCCGGATGTACGCAAGGTTGAAGACAAGCTCGAGAAGGTCATCCCGAAAGAGTTCATCCAGGATGCGCATCACTGGCTGATCCTGCACGGGCGTTATGTTTGTAAGGCGCGTAAGCCGGAGTGTCCGAACTGCGCGATCATCGACCTGTGCGCTTATAAACAGAAGACAAAGCCGGCCTGA
- a CDS encoding dienelactone hydrolase family protein, giving the protein MGRTLILDTSRPHESMDAYLAEPTGTPKGGVVVILEIFGVNAHIRSVADRFAAEGYVAIAPALFDPVEKDVELGYDQDGMQKGVKLIGELGLLRPMQDVGIAAKLIADQYKVKVGTVGYCWGGTVAALAALRLGLPSSSYYGSRNVPFLSEPAKANVIFHFGERDHSIPPEMVEKHRELKPEMDTWVYPADHGFNCDARASYDEPSAKLAWERTLAFFARELA; this is encoded by the coding sequence ATGGGCCGTACCCTGATCCTCGACACCTCACGCCCGCACGAAAGCATGGACGCCTACCTCGCCGAGCCGACCGGCACCCCGAAGGGTGGCGTCGTGGTGATCCTGGAGATCTTCGGCGTCAACGCCCATATCCGCAGCGTGGCGGACCGTTTCGCGGCCGAAGGCTACGTCGCCATCGCGCCGGCGCTGTTCGACCCGGTCGAGAAGGATGTCGAGCTTGGCTACGACCAGGACGGTATGCAGAAGGGCGTCAAGCTCATCGGCGAATTGGGTCTTCTGCGCCCGATGCAGGATGTGGGCATCGCCGCGAAGCTGATCGCCGACCAGTACAAGGTCAAGGTCGGCACGGTGGGCTACTGCTGGGGCGGTACCGTCGCGGCGTTGGCGGCCCTGCGTCTCGGCTTGCCCTCGTCCAGCTACTACGGCTCGCGCAACGTGCCCTTCCTGAGCGAACCGGCCAAGGCCAACGTGATCTTCCATTTCGGCGAGCGTGACCACTCCATCCCGCCCGAGATGGTCGAGAAGCACCGTGAACTGAAACCGGAAATGGATACCTGGGTTTACCCGGCCGACCACGGCTTCAATTGCGACGCACGCGCCAGCTACGACGAGCCGAGCGCAAAGCTGGCCTGGGAGCGCACCCTCGCCTTCTTCGCCCGCGAACTGGCATGA
- a CDS encoding nucleotide pyrophosphohydrolase: MKFSELETSALELNVLYEQLEVKRWGRVWTTQELALGFVGDVGDLAKLIQANAGVRDIDDCKAKLGHELSDCLWSIMVLANKCGIDLENEYVRNTSELIEYVSGELRT, from the coding sequence ATGAAATTCAGTGAACTTGAGACCTCGGCACTCGAGCTGAACGTGCTCTACGAACAGCTCGAGGTCAAGCGGTGGGGGCGTGTCTGGACGACGCAGGAACTCGCCCTTGGTTTCGTAGGTGACGTCGGCGATCTGGCCAAACTGATTCAGGCGAATGCGGGTGTCCGGGACATCGATGACTGCAAAGCCAAACTCGGTCATGAATTGTCGGACTGCCTATGGTCGATCATGGTACTAGCCAACAAGTGCGGCATCGACCTGGAAAACGAGTACGTGAGAAACACCAGCGAACTGATCGAATACGTCTCCGGCGAGCTGCGCACCTGA
- a CDS encoding HIT domain-containing protein — MSEAFDLDPRLAGDTLVVGDLPLSRVLLMRDARYAWLVLVPRRAGLVEVSDLPDEERALLWQEAGLAGSALRAVAPCDKLNIGALGNIVRQLHVHVVARTEGDAAWPGPVWGFGKAEPYAAGEAEKRVEALRELLGLS; from the coding sequence ATGAGCGAGGCGTTCGACCTCGATCCGCGGCTCGCCGGTGACACCCTCGTCGTCGGCGACCTCCCTCTGAGCCGCGTCCTGCTGATGCGGGACGCGCGCTATGCGTGGCTGGTGCTGGTGCCGCGGAGAGCGGGGCTGGTCGAGGTTTCGGATCTTCCCGACGAGGAACGCGCCCTGCTCTGGCAGGAGGCCGGCCTCGCCGGGAGCGCACTTCGTGCCGTGGCACCGTGCGACAAGCTCAATATCGGGGCGCTCGGGAACATCGTGCGCCAGCTCCACGTCCACGTTGTCGCCAGAACCGAGGGCGATGCGGCGTGGCCGGGGCCGGTGTGGGGGTTTGGCAAGGCGGAGCCTTATGCGGCTGGTGAGGCGGAGAAGCGGGTCGAGGCGTTGCGGGAACTGCTCGGCCTGAGCTGA
- the dcd gene encoding dCTP deaminase: MSIKSDKWIRRMAEQHGMIEPFAPGQVKERDGHRLVSYGTSSYGYDVRCADEFKVFTNINSTIVDPKAFDERSFVDVKSDVCIIPPNSFALARTVEYFRIPRQVLTICLGKSTYARCGIIVNVTPLEPEWEGHVTLEFSNTTPLPAKIYANEGVAQMLFLESDEECEVSYADRGGKYQGQRGVTLPST; encoded by the coding sequence GTGAGCATCAAGTCCGACAAGTGGATCCGCCGCATGGCCGAGCAGCACGGCATGATCGAGCCGTTCGCGCCCGGTCAGGTCAAGGAGCGCGACGGTCACCGGCTGGTCTCGTATGGCACCTCGAGCTACGGCTACGACGTCCGTTGCGCCGATGAGTTCAAGGTGTTCACCAACATCAACTCGACCATCGTCGATCCGAAGGCGTTCGATGAGCGCAGCTTCGTCGACGTCAAATCCGACGTCTGCATCATTCCGCCGAATTCCTTCGCGCTGGCGCGCACGGTCGAGTACTTCCGCATTCCGCGTCAGGTCCTGACCATCTGCCTCGGCAAGAGCACCTACGCCCGCTGCGGCATCATCGTCAACGTGACGCCGCTCGAGCCGGAGTGGGAAGGCCACGTCACCCTCGAGTTCTCGAACACGACGCCGCTGCCCGCAAAGATTTACGCCAACGAGGGCGTTGCCCAGATGCTCTTCCTCGAATCCGATGAGGAGTGTGAGGTGTCCTACGCCGATCGCGGCGGCAAGTACCAGGGCCAGCGCGGCGTCACCCTGCCGAGTACCTGA
- the apbC gene encoding iron-sulfur cluster carrier protein ApbC: MTQPSESLVRGVLDRVIDPHSGQPFGAAVRAVGVDGDRVSVDIQLGYPAVGYVAQAAEQARQALEAEPGIASAAVSVTWRVHPHKVQGQLSPMAGVKNIIAVASGKGGVGKSTVSVNLALALVAEGARVGILDADIYGPSQPRMLGLSGKPVSPDGKSIEPMHAHGLQAMSIGVLIDEDTPMIWRGPMVTQALMQLLNDTRWDDLDYLIIDLPPGTGDIQLTLSQKVPVSGAVIVTTPQDIALLDARKALGMFRKVEVPVLGVIENMATHICTNCGHEEHIFGHGGGARMAEEAGIAYLGDLPLDIRIRQQSDDGKPTVAAIPESDLAARYRAIARSTAAKLSLQARNKAISFPKIVIQNT; this comes from the coding sequence ATGACCCAGCCCAGCGAATCCCTCGTCCGCGGTGTCCTCGACCGCGTTATCGACCCGCACTCGGGACAGCCGTTCGGCGCCGCCGTGCGTGCGGTGGGCGTCGATGGCGACCGTGTCTCCGTCGACATCCAGCTCGGTTACCCCGCCGTGGGCTATGTCGCACAAGCGGCGGAGCAGGCCCGCCAGGCCCTCGAGGCCGAGCCGGGCATCGCCTCGGCCGCCGTGTCGGTCACCTGGCGCGTGCATCCCCACAAGGTGCAGGGCCAGTTGTCTCCCATGGCTGGGGTGAAGAACATCATCGCCGTCGCGTCGGGCAAGGGCGGGGTAGGCAAATCCACGGTGTCAGTGAACCTGGCGCTGGCGCTGGTGGCCGAAGGCGCCCGGGTCGGCATCCTGGACGCCGATATCTACGGCCCCAGCCAGCCGCGAATGCTCGGATTGTCAGGAAAACCGGTTTCTCCTGACGGCAAAAGCATCGAGCCGATGCACGCCCATGGCCTGCAGGCGATGTCCATCGGCGTACTGATCGACGAGGACACCCCCATGATCTGGCGTGGTCCCATGGTTACCCAGGCGCTGATGCAGTTGCTGAACGACACGCGCTGGGACGACCTGGATTACCTCATCATCGACCTGCCGCCGGGAACCGGCGACATCCAGCTGACCCTCTCGCAGAAGGTGCCGGTCTCCGGTGCCGTCATCGTCACCACGCCGCAGGACATCGCGCTGCTCGACGCGCGCAAGGCGCTGGGCATGTTCCGCAAGGTGGAGGTGCCGGTGCTCGGCGTCATCGAGAACATGGCGACGCACATCTGCACGAACTGCGGTCACGAGGAGCACATCTTCGGCCACGGCGGCGGCGCACGGATGGCGGAAGAAGCCGGTATCGCCTATCTGGGGGATCTGCCGCTCGACATCCGCATCCGTCAGCAGTCGGACGATGGCAAGCCCACCGTGGCGGCGATCCCGGAATCCGATCTGGCCGCGCGTTATCGCGCCATCGCCCGGTCCACGGCGGCAAAACTGTCCCTGCAGGCCCGCAACAAGGCGATCTCTTTCCCCAAGATCGTCATCCAGAACACCTGA
- a CDS encoding DUF2147 domain-containing protein translates to MKSLIRTAAALALVASALPAFAATDTPVGKWKTIDDKTHEVKSIVEITEHGGLLEGKVVEVLKSDHGPHPVCSECDGERKNKPIEGMTIMWGLKKDGDEWSGGQILDPAKGKIYKVTLKLEDGGKKLDVHGYIGFSLIGRSQEWVRAE, encoded by the coding sequence ATGAAGTCCCTGATCCGCACCGCCGCTGCCCTCGCCCTCGTCGCGAGCGCCCTCCCCGCCTTCGCCGCCACGGATACCCCGGTCGGCAAGTGGAAGACCATCGACGACAAGACCCACGAAGTGAAGTCGATCGTCGAGATCACCGAGCACGGCGGTCTGCTGGAAGGCAAGGTCGTGGAGGTGCTCAAATCCGACCACGGTCCTCACCCGGTCTGCTCCGAGTGCGATGGGGAGCGCAAGAACAAGCCCATCGAAGGCATGACCATCATGTGGGGCCTGAAGAAGGACGGCGACGAGTGGTCCGGCGGTCAGATCCTCGACCCGGCCAAGGGCAAGATCTACAAGGTGACCCTTAAGCTCGAGGACGGCGGCAAAAAGCTCGATGTGCACGGGTATATCGGATTTTCGCTGATCGGTCGCAGCCAGGAATGGGTGCGGGCGGAATAA
- the metG gene encoding methionine--tRNA ligase — protein sequence MARRILVTNALPYANGPLHLGHMLGYIEADIWARAQRMQGNEVWYVAGEDAHGTPIMLAAEKVGLTPEEYIAGIRASHEADFTDFHFSYDQYHTTHSPENREIATDIYVRLRDAGYIARRDIQQLYDPTRDMFLPDRYIKGTCPNCGTPDQYGDNCENCGATYAPTDLINPYSVMSGATPVLRDSEHYFFELGKFEQLLRDWFAGKYTDGKPTANSSVVAKLAEWIDGGLRDWDISRDAPYFGFPIPDAPGKFFYVWLDAPAGYLASFKALCERKGIVFDDFLRADSTAEMHHFVGKDIINFHGLFWPAMLHGAGMRVPTALHTNGYLTVNGAKMSKSRGTFIQARTFLDSGLDPEALRYYFATMLGPQPIDVDLDLKSFEERVNSHLVGKWANIASRTAGFLHTHFAGKLSDRFDDEATALWKDLLAQYEGIEAVYEADEYAEATRRFVSMSDAVNGYIAAKAPWVIARDEARRDELQQVCSFAINAFRLLSGLLKPIVPTTVAAAEAFLGAPIATFADARRELFGHTVNAFSPLFGRLDPKKIAAMVDASKESLTPAEQAREAAAEARPAKKPKEAPKPMTDATATASTDTAATISIDDFARLDLRIGKVTVCEFVEGSDKLLRFELDAGTLGTRQIFSGIRAAYGEPEKLVGRNVVFIANLAPRKMRFGLSEGMILSAGDGGADLFLLDADQGAAPGATVR from the coding sequence ATGGCCCGCCGCATCCTGGTTACCAACGCTCTACCCTACGCCAACGGCCCGCTTCATCTGGGCCATATGCTCGGCTACATCGAAGCCGACATCTGGGCGCGGGCGCAGCGAATGCAGGGCAACGAGGTCTGGTATGTCGCCGGTGAGGACGCCCACGGCACGCCGATCATGCTGGCCGCCGAGAAGGTCGGGCTGACGCCTGAGGAATACATCGCGGGTATCCGCGCGTCGCACGAAGCGGATTTCACCGACTTCCACTTCAGCTACGACCAGTACCACACGACGCATTCCCCGGAAAACCGGGAAATCGCGACGGACATCTACGTGCGCCTGCGTGATGCCGGGTATATCGCCCGCCGCGACATCCAGCAGCTGTATGACCCCACGCGTGACATGTTCCTGCCGGACCGCTACATCAAGGGCACCTGCCCCAACTGCGGCACGCCAGACCAGTACGGCGACAACTGCGAGAACTGCGGCGCCACCTACGCACCGACCGATCTGATCAACCCGTACTCGGTGATGTCGGGCGCTACCCCCGTGCTGCGTGACTCCGAGCATTACTTCTTCGAGCTCGGCAAGTTCGAGCAGCTGCTGCGCGACTGGTTCGCGGGCAAGTACACCGACGGTAAGCCCACCGCCAACAGCAGCGTCGTCGCCAAGCTGGCGGAATGGATCGACGGCGGCCTGCGTGACTGGGACATCTCGCGCGATGCGCCGTATTTCGGATTTCCGATCCCCGACGCGCCGGGCAAGTTCTTCTACGTGTGGCTCGACGCACCGGCGGGTTACCTCGCCTCGTTCAAGGCACTGTGCGAGCGCAAGGGCATCGTCTTCGACGACTTCCTGCGTGCAGACAGCACCGCCGAAATGCACCACTTCGTCGGCAAGGACATCATCAACTTCCATGGCCTTTTCTGGCCGGCGATGCTGCACGGCGCGGGTATGCGCGTGCCAACCGCGCTGCATACCAACGGTTACCTGACGGTCAACGGCGCGAAGATGTCCAAGTCGCGCGGCACCTTCATTCAGGCGCGCACGTTCCTGGACTCCGGCCTCGACCCGGAAGCCCTGCGCTACTACTTCGCCACCATGCTTGGCCCGCAGCCGATCGACGTCGACCTTGACCTCAAGTCGTTCGAGGAACGCGTCAACTCGCATCTGGTCGGCAAGTGGGCGAACATCGCCAGCCGTACGGCGGGCTTCCTGCACACGCATTTCGCCGGCAAGCTGTCCGATCGCTTCGACGACGAGGCGACCGCACTGTGGAAGGACCTCCTGGCACAGTACGAAGGCATCGAAGCCGTCTACGAAGCCGACGAATATGCCGAAGCGACGCGCCGGTTTGTGTCGATGTCCGATGCGGTCAACGGCTACATCGCAGCCAAGGCACCCTGGGTGATCGCCAGGGACGAGGCGCGCCGCGACGAACTGCAGCAGGTCTGCTCGTTCGCGATCAACGCGTTCCGCCTGCTGTCCGGCCTGCTCAAGCCCATCGTGCCGACCACCGTCGCCGCCGCTGAGGCATTCCTCGGCGCGCCGATCGCGACGTTCGCCGACGCACGCCGCGAGCTGTTCGGCCACACCGTCAATGCGTTCTCGCCGCTGTTCGGACGTCTCGATCCGAAGAAGATCGCCGCCATGGTCGACGCCTCGAAAGAATCGCTGACTCCCGCTGAGCAGGCTCGCGAAGCCGCCGCGGAAGCCAGGCCCGCCAAGAAACCCAAAGAAGCTCCGAAGCCCATGACCGACGCCACCGCTACCGCCTCCACCGATACCGCCGCCACCATTTCCATCGACGACTTCGCCAGGCTCGACCTGCGTATCGGCAAGGTGACCGTCTGCGAGTTTGTCGAAGGCTCGGACAAGCTGCTCCGCTTCGAACTGGATGCCGGCACGCTCGGCACGCGCCAGATCTTCTCGGGCATCCGCGCCGCGTATGGCGAGCCGGAGAAGCTCGTCGGCCGCAACGTGGTCTTCATCGCCAACCTCGCGCCGCGCAAGATGCGCTTCGGTCTGTCCGAGGGCATGATCCTGTCCGCCGGTGACGGCGGCGCGGACCTGTTCCTCCTCGACGCCGACCAGGGTGCGGCGCCGGGCGCCACCGTCCGCTAA